A segment of the Xenopus tropicalis strain Nigerian chromosome 6, UCB_Xtro_10.0, whole genome shotgun sequence genome:
cattgagtcctatagaaggctaccaaagccagacatggaaggcataaAAGCCAGAAAGATTTTCGTGGCATAACAAACTTTTTGGGAAGCAGTTGTGATATTTTTGTAAGAACgatgagacattttagaacttcagaaattatcgtggttactctgaacttttccatatcgtgttttaagcccagaaaaaaatcagatcttagtaaatttgccccttagatTTATTGTTTTGCTTTGAACAGGCAATAACACAAGGAGTTTTCCCTGTTCTTAGAAGTCACATTTTTGCCCTCTTTTGACCTAACCAGTCATGCAGTGCCACACCCCTTGACTGTTAGGTCACACCTCCTTCTGGCTTCTAGTACTGGGTTTATAAGTTCTATAAACCAGCGCTGCACAACTTATTACATGAGGGCCAATTATTTTGCATACGTTGTATTCCAGGGtctgattatattaaaaaaattatgttgTACGGTGAACTCTGTGGAGCCCTTCTGTAgcgtcaggtgtcctccattgtTCAATATAATGCTTATGTATaatagtgctacaacaggagcacaggagcgATAGCCTGTCCAAAGGAGTCAGCTGAACTGGAATTGGAAAGATTTTATGTACAACAGCCCCCCTCCACTGCTCTTCATCTCTCCTTCCCCACTACTGCTATCTCACATCTCCCTTCCTGCACAGTCTATTACATAGAAAGGTGTTCCTATTTGGAAACCTGAAATGAAATTGCAGAACAGCTCAGCGGAGTTCCCTGGTGCCATATTCTGTCTATTCTCATCCTCTTCAGGTCTCTTTGCAAACACAGAGCCTgcaggagcatgcacagttggagATAGTCaggaatcagcttcaactgcgcaaGTTACTGCAGGCTCTGTGCTAGAAAAGAGACCCAAAGAGGATGAGAATGGACAGATGATGGAGCCTGGGAATTTCACTGCACTGCTCTGCTTTTTAGCTCAGATTTTAAAAGGGGCACTTTTCTATGTAATAGACTGTGCAGGGAGGTAGCAGTGAGGGGGGCTGATGGAGGGCAGTTGATGGGGCTTTTATACCTAGGGAGGAGGATGGATATTAAAACACTTTAACATAGCTGCTAGGATAAAGGGTGTAAAAAATATTGTAGTGGAGGGGGTCCACTGAACCCCAATATAAATGGGGGATAATAGTCATTCCTTACTCTATGTGCAGAGGGATAAAGATGTGTTGCGTCATTAAGGTGCAGTGGAAATACAACAATTTGCAAGGAAGActcttgtttttctttcttaGCTATGGCATCCAAAAAGAAGCTGCTTCTCATCGATGTGGACTGTGGCACAGATGATGCTCAGGCTATTATGATGGCAATAGCTGCTCCCAACATTCATATTTTAGGGATCACATGTGTGGAAGGCAACACCTCATTGAACAACGTCTGTAAAAATGTTCTTCGTGTTCTCAAGCTGTGCAACCGTCTTGATGTAAGTGATTCTCTAACAAAGAATTGCTCTGACAAACAAAAACAGTACTAATATATGAACAAAGCACATTTAGTTATAGTTATTGTAGCCATGTACAGCATTTGGCAATCCGATCAGCCTGCCAGTGCCGATACAAAGCagattttggtgaaaaaaaatgcatatatttgcATTACTATTCCACAGAAAAGGAAtgtacccctaggggcacatttactaacccacgaacggaccgaatgcgtccgattgcggttttttcgtaatgatctgtaattttgcgatttttttttggcgtctttacgatttttgcataaaaacgcgagtttttcggcgtctttacgatttttgcgtaaaaactcgagttttttggcgtctttaggaaagttgcgcaaagttgcgattttttcgtagcgttaaaacttgcgcgaaatgtcgcgccttttaagttttaacgctatgaaaaaggcgcgactttgcgcgcaagtgttaacgctacgaaaaaatcgcgactttgcgcaactttcgtaaatacgccgaaaaaatcgcgtttttacacaaaaatcgtaaagacgccgaaaaaatcgcaaaaaaatacgaaaaagtcgcaaaatgttcgtttccaatcggaatttttccaattcggattcgaaatcgtgtcttagtaaatcagccccctagtataagGTTAATTGCACATGTGTCATTTTCTCTGCAATATCCCATAACTGAATATTTCTACAGAGCAAGTTGTTCATTTTTCAGTGGTGGAGTAAATGAAAGTCATAGGCAGATGCTATTTGTGCCAATGAAACACTGGTGGAATCAAGTGGcaagtgtgacattagcctggcatttatgtaaaagggatagttcacctttatataaaaTGGCGGTATACTCCCCTTGTTCAACACAAGCAGAACAGGGCTTATGTCCATCATACTTTTTGGCTGACTTAGTCATGGAAAATCAgttgtggtttttgttattttttgagctaaacaggacaaaaaaAGAAGCTGCCACTCCATGTTTGGATTTTTCATTACtacaacaataggcaaaaagtatgttgagCAAAAGTTCCATTCATTGAACACATGCTGAACAAGAAGTATACCTCCCCTTTAATTTTTTAGGaagatgtagacagtgatattaaTTCAAAATCCAGCTCCTTTACATTAATTAAACTtcctaaaatacatataaatacaaagtttATCATAATATTTAAAAGCAAGGAATACAGTTCTTATTCTCAACTGTAGTAGTAATGATGGTAACTCAGGCAGAAAGCACTGAGGGCCCCCTCCACATAATAAATATAACTGTTTCATAAACCATATTTTGAGATATTTGGTATAAAATATGCAGATCTCTATTTCATATGTGGTCATAGTGGCCTAGAGGTCCATATTTAATAAAGCGGCTATAGGTGGCCAAAATATAGCTCATATTTCTTTACCTTTATAAAGTTTATTGAAGACTATAATTACAAATAAACTTAAGGTATTTAATACTGTTAACTGTGTACCTAGGAATAATggaatgtggaatttcacaggtatctggttgctaaggtccaatttaccctaacaaccaggcagtggtttgaatgccagactggaagatgaacCAGAGACAGTGTGCACAGTAAgataagttatgaaaagtaacaatagcagtTTAACTTTGGGCTGCACAGAGACAGGGTCTGTTACCATAACAACCACATAGCTTTTTATACAAGCTCAAAGGAGGCACAAGTGAAagtcaaatactgtatatactcgagtataagcctagtttttcagcacccaaaatgtgctgaaaaagtcaccctcggcttatactcgagtcgggtgccaaggGTCCCTCCAAGggaccctctgtcctttgtgtgcaaattaggccacccacaaccagaccctccagtgcctgttgtttttgttgaccctcttctccacttaacagagctagtttactgtttttctttgaaataaatatttaaaaatatataccccactgatgccttaattactgtaattttattggtatttattttgattattgaaacttagcagtagcgactgcatttcccaccctaggcttatactcgagtcaatacgtttttccagttttcttaggtaaaattaggaacctcggcttatattcggatcggcttatactcgagtatatacggtacttaaaaaaaattaaggccaATGGAAAGTTATGTTGAAATTTTGCTTAACTTTTTGCATTATAGATCCCTGTTTTTCGAGGAGCAGGCAAACCAATCCTTGGAGAAGCTATTCATGCATCTGATTTTCATGGTTCAGATGGTCTTGGGGATGTCCCTGATCCAAATGCTCCAGGACTCGACCTGATTCAGAAAGAATATGCTGTTGAtgcccttaaaagaattgtatcAAAACACCCCGAACAAGTTAGTAACTAGTTATTAGTTGCAGCTGACTGACCCCCCACATATATATTCTAAATCTTGTTGCTTTTTTCAGATTTCATTGATTGCTACGGGACCACTCACCAACTTGGCTCTGGCTGTAAGGACAGATTCAACCTTCCCTCAGAAACTTAAAGCGTTGTTTATAATGGGGGGAAACATGGAATGTAAGTTTTGACATAACAACACTTGATATTTATTAGTTTCAGCTCtaggaaatgtttatttttttttcttacaaagaagtaactatatatatataataactattCAAGTCCATCATTTTTATAGGTGATTTTTATGCACTTGAAAGCAAGTGTCTGATGAATTTAATATGGTCAGGCATCCATGAAGCTTCCCACAATGTACCCTATGGAGTGCCTTTCACAGATGTGACCAATGAGATAAAAACCCCCATACGGAATAAGTTTGCCTTGTTGCGGTAGCCTATAGCAacaaatatgtttgcttttaaagctAATGCTGAGAATacaccccgctactgtaaatccagcctacctgtgcctgcagccAATATCTACCAAAAAAGCGAGACTTTAATTTtcggcagatattggctacatgcgcctgtacctgagcgtattcaattcatttgggtgtAGGCACAGGTAGGGACATTGTTGAGCGTATTCTCGGCCTAAATAGGTGGCtagtaaatgcaacctgctgctattaggctaatgccatgcCATGGTTATGGCGTGTATTTTCGGCAaactgaaaaacacttgccaaaaatatatgccatatgcaCAATatgcttctacctgtgcctgcacccgaatgaatggaatatgcatgggtgcaggcacatgtagccaaaatctgcatgaaaacgcgagagaatgcaaagtcttgcattaatatgcgtatttcggctacatgtgcctgcatcctagcgtattccattcatttgggtgcagacactggtaggagcatatggcacatattttcggcaagtgctttttatacacatttattatataaccctAATAGTGCCTAATTTCCTAAAAAAATGCTACATAGCCCCATCCTCAGCAAACATAGCATTACAAAGTATTGTATTTAAATTGTTAAATTCAGTATTAAATGTTCTACATTTTTTTGTTAGCCAGAGGAAATACTACAGCTTGTGGGGAGTTTAACTTCCTTGCAGATCCTGAAGCTGCCTACGTTGTTCTGAATGAGTTCACGTGTAAAACTTACATCGCCACCTGGGAACATACATGTTATTACAAACTCCCATGGGTATGTTGCTGATTATGTGTTGTGGCACgtaaaaacaaaatgtgtatatacatataacattTTATAGTATTTAGTTCATACTCCAGGTCTCCAAGCTATTAAAACTAAGAAACCTTCAGCAGGAAGGTGAGATGGCCACAGATTGCAGTTGCTAACACCCATGATACAGgttatgggtcctgttatccaaaatgctcaggacttggggttttctggataaaggatctttctgtaatttggaattccATACTGTAagtgggccatttactaatgatcAGATTTTTTCTGAATCAGATTTTTTAGCGGTAAAACTCCCTAAAAAAAAGTTGGTAACTTTATTAAGATTTACTATGTACCAAAATTGCTAAAATTCAACAATTTGcaagctaaagctggccatacacgtggcaatctgacatgaaacatcgtcagatccgccacacaccattcagggctgaatcggcaggtaaggaggtagaaacaataggatttctacctccttctgccgattcaacgctgaagggagattttggtcaggcaccttctatggcgcccgaacaaaattttccaactggtccgatcggcgagtcggccgatatcagcagcttcctgcgatatcggtcgactcgccgacataccatacacgcaccgaatatcgtacgaaacgaggtttcgtacgatattatcggtgcgtgtatggccaccttaaaactttCTGAGATCATGGATCAAGTCAAAGGCTGGTGTCCCTTCTCTTCCATGCAGGATCCTTCTTTgatttgaaactttagaggttttttaaattttaatgctgtttttttgtgcgacaaagtAGAGGTTTGGGGCGCATTTTCGCaacatttctgcaactttttctcacACATACATTTTCAGCTCAGACTTTTTAGTAGATGTCAGATTCgcgaaatgagtttatttgaatttttataaagaaaaaaattagaaacgtaagagttttagtaaatctgcccctaagggtaaaattcggattagatacgataatttctgatgatcgaaaaagtcatgaatatgcttacgaaaaaatcgtaatagtcacgataatattgtattggtggaagtcacaaaattttcgatcgtaaatggcgggaacacctttctgactttgatccttcagtgcatgattttggaagcctcccataggaatcaatggcactctgcagcttcaacctggcccaaggaaagtctcccatagggctcaatggcactctgcagctccaacccggcccaaggaaagtctcccatagggctcaatggcactctgcagctccaacctggcccaaggaaagtctcccatagggctcaatggcactctgcagctccaacctggcccaaggaaagtctcccatagggctcaatggcactctgcagccccaacccggcccaaggaaagtctcccatagggctcaatggcactctgcagctccaacccggcccaaggaaagtctcccatagggctcaatggcactctgcagcttcaacctggcccaaggaaagtctcccatagggctcaatggcactctgcagctccaacctggcccaaggaaagtctcccatagggctcaatggcactctgcagccccaacccggcccaaggaaagtctcccatagggctcaatggcactctgcagctccaacctggcccaaggaaagtcacaataatgaagctttcgtactcggcgcaacaaatacaattttgttgcgcaaattgtcgcaaagtacgacaGTACTTCttagctttcttgataatgggtttccagatgacTGATTCCATACCTGTCAAGGTGACATATAGGAACAGATTTATCGAgatgtgagtttagatcttaatacataaaaactcacccatgttctattcattcctatggaatttttagaagcatatttatcaggggGTTTAAGTTTGTACTCACCATTTGCTCAATACATTTCCTATCGGAATTACTAGAACATGGGtacgtttttatgtattaagatctaaactcacattttgataaatctgcccaatagaCTATACCTTGGATATTAAGGCTTCCGTTATTAAAAGTTGAGCTTGTAGTGCTGGGTATTTGCTTTCTTTTCCTTGTGTGCATGTGCAATAAAATAACTGTGCAATATATTCAGCAAAATATGTCTGTTCGTTGTTGCTCATATATTTTATTAGCCATGTTGAAACCCTATGATGAATCAATATAAATCTTATAACTCCATGTCCCTTGCAGGAATGGTATGATCAATGGGTTAGTAGAGGAACGAAGAAAGCAGACTTTATAAAGAAGATCTATGCCCACAGTTTGCAGTACTCCAGAAATAATGAAAAGGAGATAAAGGCTTTGGTTGGCGGACCTGGATTTGTTTCCTGTGACTCCTATGCTATGGCGGCTGCCATTGATGAGTCCACAGTTACCAATGTCATTGAGTGTGGAGTAACAGTGGAAATGTGTGGAAAGTTTACTCGTGGGATGATGGTGCTGGATTTGATTGATAGCTTAAAGAAACAGAATAAGGCCCTTATCATGAATGGTTGTGATATGGAGAAGTTTAAGGCTCTGATGGAGGCATCTGTCAAGTAAAACGCCATGTTATGTAATATATGAattaaataatgcaaataataagAAAGGTAAACTGTAATATTTTCACAAAACACcatataacagaaataaaaaatctTTACAACTTCGTTCCTAGTTAGTATACTTTTTGTATGAAAAAAACATCTCACCCTAGTTCAGGGGTCCTTTATTTTATTGAACCATTTCTTCCAGCTCAGTCATATGCCCAAGTGACCCTTGACTCGTGATAATGGGTCACACAGTGTACACCACAGTCAGGCCTACTGCACActactgtaaatataatatagaaataCATAGCACACTGCTGTTTTCCCATTGGTGACTGAACTTCCTTTTCCTCTAGCAGTTTTTCTCACTTGAAAGAAAGTTTATTGTTCACACAAAAGAACACAAACAAGAAAAGGACAAAACAGGACAACACCATTTCTGAATCAGCTTGCTGTTTTCCCTGCTACAGGCTCGTGACTGTCATGTTCCCCCAAGAACAGTAACAATTGCACTTTCACCCCCAAGTTGCATTTTGTGCAATACAGCAAATGGTAGCCCTGCATCTTTTAAAAATCACTTAAGTGTTTCCCTTATTTTGGTAGTTATCTTTAGTTGATTCTTAAAATGTTtcagtaaaaaaacacataaaaaatgttttttcagccACTGTTCCCATGTACCTGAGAAGTCTGTCACATTTCAAAAGGTTTGCCACTAcatactcagggtcggactgggccgccgggacaccaggactcttgtggcgctccccctgcccgactgctcctcccctgacgcattaaatttacatgctcggggaggacgtcgggaggggggccctgcgaggaggGATAGGAGGGCCCCTGCAGAGAGGGGGTTaggagggcccctggggtgggagccccagtgggcccttcaccccccagtctgaccctgtacgtACTGTATAAATCGTATGGGCTTTGCATTTTACAGTTCCCTACCTATACTTTTATTAAACTTGACAGATATGCAATTAAAATATCTCAATGCTGTCTTGTTAATCAAAGCATTGTGAAAAGAAGATTACTTGAGCAAGTTAGAACAAAAAGCTTTCTGGAAGGATCATATGGGTGTGTCTCTGTATTTTCACACAATAAATTTTAATTAATATGCAGACACGCACACAAAGCCAAACAATCACTTATAGTACGCATAGCAAGCTTGTACCATCTAGCTGTTACAAAGGACAACTCCTAGCACTGGAtagcagaggattctgggaactgGATTTCACTATAATCACTCAATAGCCTAAGAACAttgattttgatttttgtttGGGCAGTTTAGCTCATTTGCACCATACTGCCTTACCAtttgggcatgtatggccagctgggGGCCATTCAGATCAATAATCCCGCTTTTCTTGCGCAACACTCGTGGAAAATTTCTGTCTGTCTACAGATAGGAGATGAAAAAGAGATGCAACTTTGTGGCTGCTCTTCACTTCCATTTGTTCCAATGATTCAGACAGAATGAATGAAGGGAAAAGTATAAAGTTCGCCATACACTCTGCTTGAGTGCTTGTGCCTCAGTTTGGGTTCATTCATATATACATTAGACCAGTCCACAAGGACATTTTAGAGGTTTCTCCTCTGCaattatataaaagtacaaaTCATCCCCTTAATATATATGATAATGCTTAGTACAAAAACTACTCAGtttcagatttattaaaattcaagataGCTTTTTCCATgggtcaacaaaaaaaaaacccagtgaaaACAAATGATCACAAAAAGaatgatttattaaataaaataatcttaTTTAATGAGATACAGCAGGCAGTGGCAAAATTATAGCCCTACCcaggtgccaaaaaaaaaaaaagttttatcagaaaggtcaatgtaaaaacagccataagcactttctatcaaaagaaacataggatttcttgtttccttttgtaaacatgtttttaagctaaaagctaaaatggcagctgaaatcttaaacaaacagtaaaagcttttagggctctacccaggtatggtaatggtttctgcagaataaatatattgttctaggtggcactaatgtggcaaatctattggcagtaaaatgccaaaatgactttaaaaagtccTATAAGGATAAAATATTGAAGCTTTTGAAGGAGTGAATGAGTGAGTGTAAATTGATATAGTCAATGAGATATGGAACTTTTGAGTCTAGTAATCATAATAGTAATGTATAGCGCTTTACATGTACATGGTTAATCAGAATGCATCACTGCCTGATACGTAAAACATTAATGTGCCTGGCGGGGGTGGGGGCACAGTTCTGATCAGACTGGTGGAAGGGAGAAGTAAGAAAGCTAGTGAGAGGCAGCCAGTGGGAGGGGGTAGaagctgttgggggggggcaaCATGCCTTTGTGGTCCTTGCCTGATGGGATTATATAACCTGCCAAACAGATATCTGACCTATTTATGGGAGGCTGTTGGGATGGCCTGATAAACAGACCAATAAGCTGCAGCTttattcggcccgtgtatggccacctttattatcCTTCCTCTCCAATCTGTAAATCACAGAACTTGAAAATCATTGTTTGAATTGTCTGGAAAGTCTGGAAGAGAGATGACTACTAATACAAGAGCTGCTTTTagtagtaattacatttattacatacaaatgtaaatgtttacTGAACGCATATTGGAAGGCTGCTTTCTCTCTTTATTTTATCGTTTTTAGTGATAAAACTGGGCTGGATCTGGTCAATTAATGCTGCCAAAAAACAATCCCATTTTTGCTTGAGTAAGCTTCTTTGCGTGGCTGCAGATATTTCATAGCAACTTTTTTAGAGGAGCCGCTGCCAATAATAATCGTTTTTGGAGCACTGGATAATAACTGACTCATAGCTGCCTTCCTACATATTACTGGGTGGGGCGCCTGGTGCAGGTAATGTTACT
Coding sequences within it:
- the LOC100145000 gene encoding uncharacterized protein LOC100145000 isoform X1 — encoded protein: MSHCEQQQKAAMASKKKLLLIDVDCGTDDAQAIMMAIAAPNIHILGITCVEGNTSLNNVCKNVLRVLKLCNRLDIPVFRGAGKPILGEAIHASDFHGSDGLGDVPDPNAPGLDLIQKEYAVDALKRIVSKHPEQISLIATGPLTNLALAVRTDSTFPQKLKALFIMGGNMESRGNTTACGEFNFLADPEAAYVVLNEFTCKTYIATWEHTCYYKLPWEWYDQWVSRGTKKADFIKKIYAHSLQYSRNNEKEIKALVGGPGFVSCDSYAMAAAIDESTVTNVIECGVTVEMCGKFTRGMMVLDLIDSLKKQNKALIMNGCDMEKFKALMEASVK
- the LOC100145000 gene encoding uncharacterized protein LOC100145000 yields the protein MASKKKLLLIDVDCGTDDAQAIMMAIAAPNIHILGITCVEGNTSLNNVCKNVLRVLKLCNRLDIPVFRGAGKPILGEAIHASDFHGSDGLGDVPDPNAPGLDLIQKEYAVDALKRIVSKHPEQISLIATGPLTNLALAVRTDSTFPQKLKALFIMGGNMESRGNTTACGEFNFLADPEAAYVVLNEFTCKTYIATWEHTCYYKLPWEWYDQWVSRGTKKADFIKKIYAHSLQYSRNNEKEIKALVGGPGFVSCDSYAMAAAIDESTVTNVIECGVTVEMCGKFTRGMMVLDLIDSLKKQNKALIMNGCDMEKFKALMEASVK